One Natranaerovirga hydrolytica genomic window carries:
- the rpsF gene encoding 30S ribosomal protein S6, producing the protein MNKYELALVINGKVEEDVKTATFEKVQEYITRFGGNITKVDEWGKKRLAYEIKKVKEGFYYIIQFEADNTVPIEVESRLRITEQVIRFLITRIEE; encoded by the coding sequence ATGAACAAATATGAATTAGCTTTAGTTATTAATGGAAAAGTTGAAGAAGATGTAAAAACAGCTACATTTGAAAAAGTGCAAGAGTATATTACACGTTTTGGTGGTAATATTACGAAGGTTGACGAATGGGGCAAAAAACGCTTAGCTTATGAAATCAAAAAAGTTAAAGAAGGTTTTTACTACATTATTCAATTTGAAGCTGATAATACTGTTCCAATCGAAGTTGAATCAAGGCTACGTATTACAGAACAAGTTATTAGATTCTTAATCACTAGAATAGAAGAATAA
- a CDS encoding DUF951 domain-containing protein — MQLNVGDIVTLKKLHPCGSKDWEILRTGIDIKLKCLGCNHLIMVPRKKIEKNIKAIQPQNEQNN; from the coding sequence TTGCAGTTAAATGTTGGAGACATAGTGACTCTAAAAAAATTACATCCATGTGGTAGTAAGGATTGGGAGATATTAAGGACAGGTATAGATATAAAATTAAAGTGTTTAGGATGTAATCATTTGATTATGGTCCCTAGAAAAAAAATAGAAAAAAACATTAAAGCCATTCAGCCGCAAAATGAACAAAATAATTGA